A genomic stretch from Bacterioplanes sanyensis includes:
- a CDS encoding LutB/LldF family L-lactate oxidation iron-sulfur protein, with product MTVHNYDPALIAVQVDNDEKAFADLRQRHFKARAKMSLENEQLRGSFLGATDFLQAKRRAVFPDTDELEQLRDRGEAIRQQSLAQLPDLLETLEKNLTANGIQVHWAETAEQACAQVHSILAMNNARTVVKGKSMVSEEIELNHYLEKQGIECLESDMGEYLVQLAKEMPSHIIMPAIHKTTAQIARLMHTRAERSDGQSVSYTEDVDELIGNARAILRDKFASADAGISGVNMAIANTGTLCLVENEGNGRMSTTAPPIHIAITGIEKVVADLADVPDLLSLLTRSATGQNISTYFNMISSPRRGGELDGPEQVHLVLVDNGRSRMFNHPQLKPTLQCIRCGACMNHCPVYARIGGHAYGSTYPGPIGQVVTPQMQGLDKQGELVSACTLNGACGDACPVRIPLPKLIRELRHEANSTAPASELDIPGKGSQRHLGEALIWKGWALAHQYGPLYRSITWVLTRGRKLLPHHLGAWTATRTLPVPAKYSLHDLARGAGIGEQPANRRLNEGEA from the coding sequence ATGACAGTACACAACTACGATCCGGCGTTGATAGCAGTCCAAGTCGACAATGATGAAAAAGCCTTTGCTGATTTGCGCCAGCGCCATTTTAAAGCACGGGCAAAAATGTCGCTGGAAAACGAGCAGCTGCGAGGCAGTTTTTTAGGTGCGACGGATTTTTTACAGGCCAAACGCCGTGCGGTATTTCCAGATACCGATGAACTCGAACAGCTGCGTGATCGCGGCGAAGCCATTCGCCAGCAAAGCCTGGCACAGCTGCCCGATTTGCTCGAAACCCTAGAGAAAAACCTCACGGCCAATGGCATTCAAGTGCACTGGGCCGAAACCGCCGAGCAAGCTTGCGCCCAGGTGCACAGTATTTTAGCCATGAATAATGCGCGCACTGTGGTGAAAGGAAAATCCATGGTGAGCGAAGAAATTGAGCTCAACCATTATTTAGAAAAGCAGGGCATCGAATGCCTGGAATCGGACATGGGCGAATATTTGGTGCAACTGGCGAAAGAAATGCCATCGCACATTATTATGCCCGCCATTCACAAAACCACGGCGCAAATTGCACGCTTAATGCACACTCGCGCCGAGCGCAGCGATGGCCAGTCCGTGTCTTACACAGAAGATGTCGATGAGCTGATCGGCAATGCTAGAGCGATTTTGCGCGATAAATTTGCCAGCGCCGATGCCGGTATTTCTGGCGTGAATATGGCCATCGCCAATACCGGTACTTTGTGTTTGGTCGAAAACGAAGGCAATGGTCGTATGAGCACCACGGCGCCGCCAATACACATTGCTATCACTGGCATTGAAAAAGTGGTGGCTGATTTGGCCGATGTACCCGATTTACTCAGCTTGCTCACCCGCAGTGCCACCGGGCAAAACATCAGCACCTATTTTAATATGATTTCCTCGCCGCGCAGGGGAGGGGAGTTGGACGGCCCCGAGCAAGTGCATTTGGTATTGGTCGATAATGGCCGCTCGCGCATGTTTAATCATCCGCAGTTAAAACCGACTTTGCAGTGCATTCGCTGCGGCGCCTGTATGAATCATTGCCCTGTGTATGCACGCATTGGCGGTCATGCCTATGGCTCGACTTACCCTGGCCCTATAGGCCAAGTGGTCACACCGCAAATGCAAGGGTTGGATAAACAAGGCGAACTGGTGTCGGCCTGTACCTTAAACGGTGCCTGCGGCGATGCCTGCCCGGTGCGCATTCCACTGCCGAAATTAATTCGTGAATTACGCCATGAAGCCAATTCGACAGCGCCAGCCAGCGAGTTGGATATACCTGGCAAAGGCAGTCAGCGCCATTTAGGCGAAGCCTTAATTTGGAAGGGTTGGGCCTTGGCCCATCAATACGGGCCGCTGTATCGCAGTATTACCTGGGTATTAACACGCGGGCGAAAGTTACTACCACATCACTTAGGTGCTTGGACCGCGACGCGCACCCTGCCAGTTCCGGCGAAATACAGCCTGCATGATTTAGCACGCGGTGCGGGAATCGGTGAGCAACCTGCCAATCGCCGTTTAAACGAGGGTGAAGCATGA
- a CDS encoding (Fe-S)-binding protein translates to MTSSPALPRVYPPKPSQVYLMGTCLVDSFDPQAGMDAIQFLQHHGIEVLFPQQQSCCGQPAFNSGFDDEARQVARQQLKAFVADIPVVVMMGSCAAMLHCDYARLFEGQPEEAQANALAARTFEFTEFVDRVLCLPPSPASGERVVLHTSCSARRSMGVAECHQRVLQNSGVEVIEPNRVSECCGFGGTFALKQGDISAAMACDKAEAVAACGVDTLVSADCGCLMNIGGTLAKQGRPIKTRHIASLLRQRQEESL, encoded by the coding sequence ATGACGTCTTCTCCCGCATTGCCGCGCGTCTACCCACCAAAACCTTCTCAGGTGTATTTGATGGGTACCTGCTTGGTGGACAGTTTTGATCCGCAAGCTGGCATGGATGCCATTCAGTTTTTACAGCACCACGGCATTGAGGTGTTGTTTCCGCAGCAGCAGTCCTGCTGTGGCCAGCCTGCGTTTAATTCGGGCTTTGATGATGAGGCGCGCCAAGTAGCACGGCAGCAATTAAAGGCGTTTGTTGCCGACATTCCTGTGGTGGTGATGATGGGCTCCTGTGCCGCCATGCTGCACTGTGACTATGCGCGCTTATTCGAAGGCCAGCCGGAAGAGGCGCAGGCCAACGCATTGGCGGCGCGCACCTTTGAATTCACTGAGTTTGTGGATCGGGTGTTGTGTTTGCCGCCGTCACCGGCCTCCGGTGAGCGCGTGGTTTTGCATACGTCCTGCAGTGCACGGCGCAGCATGGGTGTGGCGGAGTGTCATCAGCGGGTATTGCAAAACAGCGGTGTTGAGGTGATCGAGCCAAATCGCGTTAGCGAATGCTGCGGCTTTGGCGGCACCTTTGCGTTAAAACAAGGCGATATTTCCGCTGCCATGGCCTGTGACAAAGCCGAGGCGGTGGCGGCTTGCGGTGTTGACACTTTGGTCAGCGCCGATTGCGGTTGTTTAATGAACATTGGCGGCACTTTGGCCAAACAAGGGCGGCCTATTAAAACACGTCATATTGCTAGCCTGTTGCGTCAGCGCCAGGAGGAATCGCTATGA
- a CDS encoding GntR family transcriptional regulator — protein sequence MSHSAIKAPRISDVVAEKLEGMILEGSLAPGQKLPPERELAAQLEVSRPSLREALQKLQAKSLLTRRQGGGTFVSTDLGMSFVDPLSQLFKSHPEFNYDLLEFRHALEEVAAHYAALRATEDDLILIEQRYQQWLDGHERRIGAEQEAELDWRFHLSIAEASHNAVLLHSMRALFDLFKQTIAANLEFLYIKEDRRAAIRHQHEKMKDAVLARDAQAAQQAVNDHLAFVEETLQQSSRLATHAERSLRRIGLMRRGA from the coding sequence ATGAGCCACTCCGCCATCAAGGCACCACGAATTTCTGATGTCGTTGCCGAAAAGTTAGAAGGCATGATTCTGGAAGGCAGCCTGGCACCCGGGCAAAAGCTGCCGCCCGAGCGTGAGCTGGCGGCGCAACTGGAGGTCTCTCGCCCTTCGCTGCGTGAAGCGTTGCAAAAGTTGCAAGCCAAATCGTTACTCACTCGACGCCAAGGCGGAGGCACCTTTGTATCCACCGACCTAGGCATGTCGTTTGTTGACCCGCTCAGCCAACTGTTTAAAAGCCACCCAGAGTTTAATTACGACTTATTAGAATTTCGCCACGCATTAGAAGAAGTCGCTGCCCATTACGCCGCACTGCGCGCTACCGAGGACGACCTAATACTGATCGAGCAGCGCTATCAGCAGTGGCTGGACGGCCACGAACGCCGTATTGGCGCTGAGCAAGAAGCCGAACTGGATTGGCGCTTTCACCTGTCGATTGCCGAAGCGTCGCACAATGCCGTGTTATTGCACTCGATGCGCGCGCTGTTTGATTTATTCAAACAAACCATCGCTGCCAATTTGGAATTTTTGTATATCAAAGAAGATCGTCGCGCCGCCATTCGCCATCAGCACGAGAAAATGAAAGACGCCGTGCTCGCACGCGATGCGCAGGCCGCTCAGCAGGCGGTGAATGACCATTTGGCCTTTGTTGAAGAAACCCTACAACAAAGCAGCCGACTTGCGACTCATGCAGAGCGTTCGCTGCGGCGCATTGGATTAATGCGACGGGGTGCATAG